One Pseudomonas sp. AN-1 genomic region harbors:
- a CDS encoding NAD-dependent epimerase, whose translation MKFLVTGAAGFIGFHVARRLCAEGHEVVGIDNLNDYYSVALKEARLARLAELPGFSFQRLDIVDKAGLLALFEAQRFQRVIHLAAQAGVRYSVDHPEVYVESNLSGYLNILEACRHFPVEHLLYASSSSVYGLNDKLPFATRDPVEQPASLYAASKRANELMAFTYAHLYGVRATGLRFFTVYGPWGRPDMALFKFTDAILHGRPIDIYNDGQMSRDFTYIDDIVEGILRLQALPPAGAVPSKVYNIGRGEPVRLLDFVECLEAALGVEAQKNFLPLQPGDVLRTWADVDELAELIDFRPATTLQSGVSHFVNWYRDYYAV comes from the coding sequence ATGAAGTTCCTGGTCACCGGAGCCGCCGGGTTCATCGGCTTCCATGTCGCCCGCCGGCTGTGCGCCGAAGGCCACGAAGTGGTCGGCATCGACAATCTCAACGACTACTACAGCGTGGCGCTCAAGGAAGCGCGCCTCGCCCGCCTGGCGGAGCTGCCCGGCTTCAGCTTCCAGCGGCTGGACATCGTCGACAAGGCGGGGCTGCTGGCGCTGTTCGAGGCACAGCGCTTCCAGCGCGTCATCCACCTGGCGGCGCAGGCCGGGGTGCGCTATTCGGTGGACCATCCGGAGGTCTACGTCGAGTCCAACCTGAGCGGCTACCTGAACATCCTCGAGGCCTGCCGGCATTTTCCGGTCGAGCACCTGCTCTACGCCTCGAGCAGTTCGGTGTACGGCCTCAACGACAAGCTGCCGTTCGCCACCCGGGATCCGGTGGAGCAGCCGGCCTCGCTGTATGCCGCCAGCAAGCGCGCCAACGAGCTGATGGCCTTCACCTACGCGCACCTGTACGGCGTGCGCGCCACCGGCCTGCGCTTCTTCACCGTCTACGGCCCCTGGGGCCGCCCGGACATGGCGCTGTTCAAGTTCACCGACGCCATCCTCCATGGTCGGCCCATCGACATCTACAACGACGGGCAGATGTCGCGCGACTTCACCTACATCGACGACATCGTCGAGGGCATCCTGCGCCTGCAGGCCCTGCCGCCGGCCGGCGCGGTGCCGAGCAAGGTGTACAACATCGGCCGCGGCGAGCCGGTGCGCCTGCTCGACTTCGTCGAGTGTCTCGAGGCCGCCCTCGGCGTCGAGGCGCAGAAGAACTTCCTGCCCCTGCAGCCCGGCGACGTGCTGCGCACCTGGGCGGATGTCGACGAGCTGGCCGAACTGATCGACTTCCGTCCGGCAACCACGCTGCAGAGCGGCGTGAGCCACTTCGTCAACTGGTATCGGGATTACTACGCGGTATAA
- a CDS encoding glycosyltransferase family 2 protein produces the protein MTQQTISNPAGTAASGDIYVSVVIPAKNEADNLPSLLGEVRAALADEAYEVIVVDDGSTDSTAAALRALKREGFDQLRILSHTHSLGQSTSIYHAAQVARGQWLATLDGDGQNDPADLPGMLALVRGTEGHADAVKLVAGHRVNRRDTASKRWASRFANRLRSRLLRDETPDTGCGIKVIERAAFLQLPYFDHMHRFIPALIKRHNGRMIVHPVNHRPRGAGVSKYGNLDRALVGILDLFGVWWLIRRTRLDLAAHEVEG, from the coding sequence ATGACCCAACAGACCATTTCCAACCCGGCCGGCACCGCCGCGTCCGGCGACATCTACGTTTCCGTGGTGATCCCGGCCAAGAACGAGGCCGACAACCTGCCGAGCCTGCTCGGCGAGGTGCGCGCCGCGCTGGCCGACGAAGCCTACGAGGTGATCGTGGTGGACGACGGCAGCACCGACAGCACCGCCGCCGCCCTGCGCGCGCTCAAGCGCGAGGGCTTCGACCAGCTGCGCATCCTCAGCCACACCCACTCGCTGGGGCAGAGCACCTCGATCTACCACGCCGCCCAGGTCGCCCGTGGCCAGTGGCTGGCCACCCTCGACGGCGACGGGCAGAACGATCCGGCCGACCTGCCCGGCATGCTGGCGCTGGTGCGCGGCACCGAGGGGCATGCCGATGCGGTCAAGCTGGTCGCCGGCCACCGCGTCAACCGCCGCGACACCGCCAGCAAGCGCTGGGCCTCGCGCTTCGCCAACCGCCTGCGCAGCCGCCTGCTGCGCGACGAGACGCCGGACACCGGCTGCGGCATCAAGGTGATCGAGCGCGCCGCCTTCCTGCAGCTGCCCTATTTCGACCACATGCACCGCTTCATCCCGGCGCTGATCAAGCGCCACAACGGGCGGATGATCGTCCATCCGGTCAATCACCGTCCGCGCGGCGCCGGCGTCTCCAAGTACGGCAACCTGGATCGCGCGCTGGTCGGCATCCTCGACCTGTTCGGCGTGTGGTGGCTGATCCGGCGCACCCGCCTGGATCTGGCGGCGCACGAGGTCGAGGGCTGA
- a CDS encoding lipid-A-disaccharide synthase N-terminal domain-containing protein: protein MGRETLWLVVGFAGQLAFTGRFALQWLYSEYKKRSIIPVGFWYLSIVGSALLLAYAIYREDPVFILGQSFGFVVYLRNLQLIARHKDKEKGD from the coding sequence ATGGGGCGTGAGACTCTCTGGCTGGTGGTCGGCTTCGCCGGCCAACTGGCCTTCACCGGCCGCTTCGCCCTGCAGTGGCTGTACAGCGAGTACAAGAAGCGCAGCATCATTCCGGTCGGTTTCTGGTACCTGAGCATCGTCGGCAGCGCGCTGCTGCTGGCCTATGCCATCTACCGCGAGGACCCGGTGTTCATCCTCGGCCAGTCGTTCGGCTTCGTCGTCTACCTGCGCAACCTGCAACTGATCGCGCGGCACAAGGACAAGGAAAAGGGGGACTGA
- a CDS encoding ArnT family glycosyltransferase produces MRLPISPRRAPLWLLALALLMLGAGLGLRQPLNVDEERFLGVAMEMLQSGSWFIPHRAAEIYPDKPPLFMWAVALFVRLTDAPILALFLPALLAGAVATLCLYDLGRRLWNPRIGVIAALLFLATYQTHSILRAGQIDGFLCLWIILGVYGLLRHLLLGPAWGWFYLGCAAMGFGIISKGVGFLPILLLIPYFYAARRGWTGVVAMPGQGRRWWLGLAAMLAAIAVWLLPLLVMVALQGNAESVAYVQEILLKQTAKRYADAWHHREPFWYFFAEVIPKYWLPMFLALPWLVPAWRRQLAKRDGRVLVLLGWVVLVLLFFSLSSGKRKLYIYPALPGLVLLVAPLVPWLLRRWFARRPRGRQVFVGLALVWFALWFARGWIEPLKEGANPHDAIMAQTAELSGGADLVLTTWREGHWLYARQPIVHFGFARPESVDRAAEWLRGHPQAFALIPSTELARCFDPEQARQLGETSREVWYLVGAAADNGQCRSSQPAKAYRFAWRRPLP; encoded by the coding sequence ATGCGTCTGCCGATCTCGCCGCGGCGCGCCCCGCTGTGGCTGCTGGCCCTGGCGCTGCTCATGCTCGGCGCCGGTCTGGGCCTGCGCCAGCCGCTCAATGTCGACGAGGAGCGCTTCCTCGGCGTCGCCATGGAGATGCTGCAGAGCGGTTCCTGGTTCATCCCGCACCGCGCCGCGGAAATCTATCCGGACAAGCCGCCGCTGTTCATGTGGGCGGTGGCGCTGTTCGTCCGGCTCACCGATGCGCCCATCCTGGCGCTGTTCCTGCCGGCGCTGCTGGCCGGCGCGGTGGCCACCTTGTGCCTGTACGACCTGGGGCGGCGGCTGTGGAATCCGCGCATCGGCGTGATCGCCGCGCTGCTGTTCCTCGCCACCTACCAGACCCACAGCATCCTGCGCGCCGGGCAGATCGACGGCTTCCTCTGCCTGTGGATCATCCTCGGCGTCTACGGCCTGCTCCGCCACCTGCTGCTGGGGCCGGCCTGGGGCTGGTTCTACCTGGGCTGCGCGGCGATGGGGTTCGGCATCATCAGCAAGGGCGTCGGCTTCCTGCCGATCCTGCTGCTGATCCCCTATTTCTACGCCGCGCGCCGGGGCTGGACGGGCGTGGTGGCGATGCCGGGACAGGGGCGGCGCTGGTGGCTGGGCCTGGCAGCAATGCTGGCGGCCATCGCGGTCTGGCTGCTGCCGCTGCTGGTGATGGTCGCGCTGCAGGGCAATGCCGAGAGCGTCGCCTATGTGCAGGAGATCCTCCTCAAGCAGACCGCCAAGCGCTACGCCGACGCCTGGCACCACCGCGAGCCGTTCTGGTACTTCTTCGCCGAGGTGATTCCCAAGTACTGGCTGCCGATGTTCCTCGCCCTGCCGTGGCTGGTGCCGGCCTGGCGCCGCCAACTGGCCAAGCGCGACGGCCGGGTGCTGGTGCTGCTCGGCTGGGTGGTGCTGGTCCTGCTGTTCTTCTCGCTGAGCAGCGGCAAGCGCAAGCTGTACATCTATCCGGCGCTGCCGGGGCTGGTCCTGCTGGTCGCCCCGCTGGTGCCCTGGCTGCTGCGCCGCTGGTTCGCCCGGCGGCCGCGTGGGCGTCAGGTCTTCGTCGGCCTCGCGCTGGTGTGGTTCGCCCTGTGGTTCGCCCGCGGCTGGATCGAGCCGCTCAAGGAGGGCGCCAATCCCCACGACGCGATCATGGCCCAGACGGCCGAGCTGAGCGGCGGCGCCGATCTGGTGCTGACCACCTGGCGCGAGGGCCACTGGCTGTATGCGCGCCAGCCGATCGTGCATTTCGGCTTCGCCCGGCCGGAGTCGGTGGATCGGGCGGCCGAGTGGCTGCGCGGCCATCCGCAGGCCTTCGCGCTGATTCCCTCCACGGAGCTGGCGCGCTGCTTCGATCCGGAGCAGGCCCGCCAGCTGGGCGAGACCTCGCGGGAAGTCTGGTACCTGGTGGGCGCCGCGGCGGACAACGGCCAGTGCCGGAGCTCGCAGCCGGCCAAGGCCTATCGCTTCGCCTGGCGCCGGCCGCTGCCATGA
- a CDS encoding DUF1513 domain-containing protein, giving the protein MHRRTFLGLGGALLAASALGGWTLGRGAGQAPLLLSARNDADGRHYAVGYRLDGSRQFATPVSERCHDVVPHPALPLALFVGRRPSRDSYLIDTRDGRLLQTVGTPSDRHFQGHAVFHRGGQWLYSTENDTGEPGRGVVGVWRLDGQRLVRHGELSSHGVGPHQLLWLPDGETLVVANGGIRTEADSRAAMNLDAMEPSLVLLRRDGTLLSKEQLPESMNSVRHLAVASDGTVVSGQQYEGDPGDAVPLVAIKRPGQAFQAFPLGEAQRLAMHQYTASVAIHSGLRLLAITAPRGNRVFIWDLDSAELRLDAPLPDCAGVAACAEGFVVSSGQGRCRLYDCRQADIAMQALQLPAGLWDNHLRLA; this is encoded by the coding sequence ATGCACAGGCGCACCTTCCTCGGCCTCGGCGGCGCCCTGCTCGCCGCCTCCGCCCTCGGCGGCTGGACCCTCGGCCGCGGCGCCGGCCAGGCGCCGCTGCTGCTGTCGGCGCGCAACGACGCCGACGGTCGCCACTACGCGGTCGGCTACCGCCTCGACGGCAGCCGCCAGTTCGCCACCCCGGTCAGCGAGCGCTGCCACGACGTGGTGCCGCACCCGGCGCTGCCGCTGGCGCTGTTCGTCGGCCGCCGGCCGAGCCGCGACAGCTACCTGATCGACACCCGCGACGGCCGTCTGCTGCAGACCGTGGGCACGCCGTCCGACCGGCACTTCCAGGGCCATGCGGTGTTCCACCGCGGCGGACAGTGGCTGTACAGCACCGAGAACGACACCGGCGAGCCGGGGCGCGGGGTGGTCGGCGTCTGGCGTCTGGACGGCCAGCGCCTGGTGCGCCACGGCGAACTGTCGAGCCACGGCGTCGGCCCGCACCAGCTGCTGTGGCTGCCCGACGGCGAGACCCTGGTGGTGGCCAACGGCGGCATCCGCACCGAGGCCGACAGCCGCGCGGCGATGAACCTCGACGCCATGGAGCCGAGCCTGGTGCTGCTGCGCCGCGACGGCACGCTGCTCAGCAAGGAGCAACTGCCCGAGTCGATGAACAGCGTGCGCCACCTGGCGGTGGCCAGCGACGGCACCGTGGTCAGCGGCCAGCAGTACGAGGGCGACCCGGGCGACGCCGTGCCGCTGGTGGCGATCAAGCGTCCCGGCCAGGCCTTCCAGGCGTTCCCGCTCGGCGAGGCGCAGCGCCTGGCGATGCACCAGTACACCGCCAGCGTGGCGATCCACAGCGGCCTGCGCCTCTTGGCGATCACCGCGCCGCGCGGCAACCGGGTGTTCATCTGGGATCTGGACAGCGCCGAACTGCGCCTGGATGCGCCGCTGCCCGACTGCGCCGGCGTCGCCGCCTGCGCCGAGGGATTCGTGGTCAGCTCAGGGCAGGGCCGCTGCCGCCTGTACGACTGCCGCCAGGCGGACATCGCCATGCAGGCGCTGCAGCTGCCGGCCGGGCTGTGGGACAACCACCTGCGCCTGGCCTGA
- a CDS encoding imelysin family protein: protein MLRPALLSLSLLALLAGCSNGEPPKPKAEPFAAASAALTDGVLLPAYTRWTDSDRQLADSARAFCAGEQDLAAARQAYLTAHGAWAALQPLAVGPLGEGNLAWQVQFWPDKKNLVARQVEALLDKTPQLRQAELEKASVVVQGLSAYEYLLFDQDIDLANLEQKRRYCPLLLAIGSHQQALSAQVLGSWLGEQGLAAQLKSFPNTRYAEGREAVAELLRAQVGALDGLKRKLNTPLPLGGKPPQPYQAEAWRSGASLALIDASLASAESLWREGVRGLLGKEQADLATRIDAAYHETRQRIAALGQPLGVLLADEAGRASLGQLYDSLGTLHRLHEAELAKALGIQLGFNAHDGD from the coding sequence ATGCTGCGCCCCGCCCTGCTCTCCCTGTCCCTGCTGGCCCTGCTGGCCGGCTGCTCGAACGGCGAGCCGCCCAAGCCGAAGGCCGAGCCCTTCGCTGCCGCCAGCGCCGCGCTCACCGACGGCGTACTGCTGCCCGCCTACACCCGCTGGACCGACAGCGACCGCCAGCTGGCCGACAGCGCCCGGGCCTTCTGCGCCGGCGAGCAGGACCTGGCCGCCGCCCGCCAGGCCTACCTCACCGCCCACGGCGCCTGGGCCGCCCTGCAGCCGCTGGCCGTCGGCCCGCTCGGCGAGGGCAACCTGGCCTGGCAGGTGCAGTTCTGGCCGGACAAGAAGAACCTGGTGGCCCGCCAGGTCGAAGCCCTGCTCGACAAGACCCCGCAGCTCAGGCAGGCCGAGCTGGAGAAGGCCAGCGTGGTGGTGCAGGGGCTGAGCGCCTACGAATACCTGCTGTTCGACCAGGACATCGACCTCGCCAACCTCGAGCAGAAGCGCCGCTACTGCCCGCTGCTGCTGGCCATCGGCAGCCACCAGCAGGCCCTCTCGGCCCAGGTGCTGGGTAGCTGGCTGGGCGAACAGGGGCTGGCCGCGCAGCTCAAGAGCTTCCCCAACACCCGCTACGCCGAGGGCCGCGAGGCCGTCGCCGAGCTGCTGCGCGCCCAGGTCGGCGCCCTCGACGGCCTCAAGCGCAAGCTCAACACCCCGCTGCCGCTCGGCGGCAAGCCGCCGCAGCCCTACCAGGCGGAAGCCTGGCGCAGCGGCGCCTCGCTGGCGCTGATCGACGCCAGCCTGGCCAGCGCCGAGAGCCTGTGGCGCGAAGGCGTGCGCGGCCTGCTGGGCAAGGAGCAGGCCGACCTGGCCACCCGCATCGACGCCGCCTACCACGAGACCCGCCAGCGCATCGCCGCCCTCGGCCAGCCGCTCGGCGTGCTGCTCGCCGACGAGGCCGGCCGCGCCAGCCTCGGCCAGCTGTACGACAGCCTCGGCACCCTGCACCGCCTGCACGAGGCCGAGCTGGCCAAGGCGCTGGGCATCCAGCTGGGCTTCAACGCCCACGACGGCGACTAA
- a CDS encoding di-heme oxidoredictase family protein → MPVLPVLRPLGALALSLLLAGCEQPETPRFSAAEPGEALSGGAATVRKADQNAFSLPSANLSPSRRLDFSVGNSFFRNPWVIAPASTDARDGLGPLFNTNACQNCHIKDGRGHPPGSAADNAVSSLVRLSIPAQSGQEALLERQGLIPEPVYGGQLQDAAIPGIAPEGKVRVRYTTELVTLRDGSRVELQRPELQLSQLGYGALHPDTLFSLRVAPPMIGLGLLEAIPEAAILANADPDDRDGDDISGRPNRVWDHETQSTRLGRFGWKAGQPSLNQQNADAFFNDMGLSTPLLAGSSCTESQLDCRALPDGGTPEVSAHILAQVLFYTRNLAVPARRQVDDPQVLAGKGLFHQAGCQACHTPSFTTAADAAEPELAGQLIRPYSDLLLHDMGDGLADNRPEFQASGREWRTPPLWGIGLTETVNGHTRFLHDGRARNLLEAILWHGGEAEGARQAVIAFDAGQRAALLAFLNSL, encoded by the coding sequence ATGCCCGTCCTGCCTGTCCTGCGCCCCCTCGGCGCACTGGCCCTGAGCCTGCTGCTGGCCGGCTGCGAGCAACCCGAGACGCCACGCTTCAGCGCCGCCGAACCCGGCGAGGCGCTGTCCGGCGGCGCCGCCACGGTCCGCAAGGCCGACCAGAACGCCTTCTCGCTGCCCTCGGCCAACCTCTCGCCCAGCCGCCGCCTGGACTTCAGCGTCGGCAACAGCTTCTTCCGCAACCCCTGGGTGATCGCCCCGGCCTCCACCGACGCCCGCGACGGCCTCGGCCCGCTGTTCAACACCAACGCCTGCCAGAACTGCCACATCAAGGACGGCCGCGGCCATCCGCCGGGCAGCGCCGCGGACAACGCGGTGTCCAGCCTGGTGCGCCTGTCGATCCCGGCGCAGAGCGGCCAGGAGGCCCTGCTCGAGCGCCAGGGGCTGATCCCCGAGCCGGTCTACGGCGGCCAGCTGCAGGACGCCGCCATTCCCGGCATAGCGCCGGAAGGCAAGGTGCGGGTGCGCTACACCACCGAGTTGGTCACACTCAGGGACGGCAGCCGCGTCGAGCTGCAGCGCCCCGAGCTGCAGCTCAGCCAGCTGGGCTACGGCGCGCTGCATCCCGATACCCTGTTCTCCCTGCGCGTGGCGCCGCCGATGATCGGCCTGGGCCTGCTCGAGGCGATCCCCGAGGCGGCAATCCTCGCCAACGCCGACCCCGACGATCGCGACGGCGACGACATTTCCGGCCGGCCCAACCGGGTCTGGGACCACGAGACCCAAAGCACCCGCCTCGGCCGCTTCGGCTGGAAGGCCGGCCAGCCGTCGCTCAACCAGCAGAACGCCGACGCCTTCTTCAACGACATGGGCCTGTCCACCCCGCTGCTGGCCGGCAGCAGCTGCACCGAGAGCCAGCTGGACTGCCGGGCGCTGCCCGACGGCGGCACACCGGAAGTCAGCGCGCACATCCTCGCCCAGGTGCTGTTCTATACCCGCAACCTCGCGGTGCCGGCGCGGCGCCAGGTCGACGACCCGCAGGTGCTCGCCGGCAAGGGCCTGTTCCACCAGGCCGGCTGCCAGGCCTGCCACACGCCGAGTTTCACCACTGCGGCGGACGCCGCCGAGCCGGAGCTGGCCGGCCAGCTGATCCGCCCCTACAGCGACCTGCTGCTGCATGACATGGGCGACGGTCTGGCGGACAATCGCCCCGAATTCCAGGCCAGCGGCCGCGAATGGCGCACCCCGCCGCTGTGGGGCATCGGCCTGACCGAGACGGTCAACGGCCACACCCGCTTCCTCCACGACGGCCGCGCGCGCAACCTGCTGGAGGCCATCCTCTGGCACGGCGGCGAGGCCGAAGGCGCCCGCCAGGCGGTGATCGCCTTCGACGCCGGCCAGCGCGCCGCCCTGCTGGCCTTCCTCAATTCCCTCTAA
- a CDS encoding imelysin family protein has product MPRFPLVATSLLALSIALAGCGEDKKVEAPAQSAAPAAAPQVSAAAPVANVDPAAAKAVVGHYAELASAVFSDALGTAKALQQAVDALLATPNEATLKAAREAWMAARTPYMQSEVFRFGNPVVDDWEGQLNAWPLDEGLIDYVAKDYQHALGNPGATANLIANPEIQVGEDKLDASTITGELLASLNELGGSEANVATGYHAIEFLLWGQDLNGSQPGAGNRPASDYLVGEGATGGHNERRREYLKAATALLVSDLEYMAGQWQAGVADNYRARLEAEPADNGLRKMLFGMGSLSLGELAGERMKVALEANSTEDEHDCFSDNTHNSHFFNALGIRNVYLGEYRRVDGSLLGGPSLSSLVAQADAAADSALKADLDATQAALQKLVDSAEKDGVHFDQLIAADNTAGQQIIRDGIAALVKQTASIEQAAGKLGISDLNPDTADHQF; this is encoded by the coding sequence ATGCCCCGTTTCCCCCTGGTCGCCACCAGCCTGCTCGCCCTGTCCATCGCCCTCGCCGGCTGCGGCGAGGACAAGAAAGTCGAGGCGCCGGCGCAGAGCGCCGCCCCGGCCGCTGCCCCGCAGGTGTCGGCCGCCGCACCGGTCGCGAATGTTGACCCGGCCGCGGCCAAGGCGGTGGTCGGCCACTACGCCGAGCTGGCCTCCGCGGTGTTCAGCGACGCCCTCGGCACTGCCAAGGCCCTGCAGCAGGCGGTCGACGCCCTGCTCGCCACCCCGAACGAGGCCACCCTCAAGGCGGCCCGCGAGGCCTGGATGGCCGCGCGCACGCCCTACATGCAGAGCGAGGTGTTCCGCTTCGGCAACCCGGTGGTCGACGACTGGGAAGGCCAGCTCAACGCCTGGCCGCTGGACGAGGGCCTGATCGACTACGTGGCCAAGGACTACCAGCACGCCCTCGGCAACCCCGGCGCCACCGCCAACCTCATCGCCAACCCCGAAATCCAGGTCGGCGAGGACAAGCTCGACGCCAGCACCATCACCGGCGAGCTACTGGCCAGCCTCAACGAACTGGGCGGCTCGGAAGCCAACGTCGCCACCGGCTACCACGCCATCGAGTTCCTGCTCTGGGGCCAGGATCTCAACGGCAGCCAGCCGGGTGCAGGCAACCGCCCGGCCAGCGACTACCTGGTCGGCGAAGGCGCCACCGGCGGCCACAACGAGCGCCGCCGCGAGTACCTCAAGGCCGCCACCGCCCTGCTGGTCAGCGACCTCGAATACATGGCCGGCCAGTGGCAGGCCGGCGTGGCCGACAACTACCGCGCCAGGCTGGAGGCCGAACCGGCCGACAACGGCCTGCGCAAGATGCTGTTCGGCATGGGCAGCCTGTCGCTGGGCGAGCTGGCCGGCGAGCGCATGAAGGTGGCGCTGGAGGCCAACTCCACCGAGGACGAGCACGACTGCTTCAGCGACAACACCCACAACTCGCACTTCTTCAACGCCCTGGGCATCCGCAACGTCTACCTCGGCGAGTACCGCCGCGTCGACGGCAGCCTGCTGGGCGGCCCGAGCCTGTCCTCGCTGGTGGCCCAGGCCGACGCCGCGGCCGACAGCGCGCTGAAGGCCGACCTGGACGCCACCCAGGCCGCCCTGCAGAAGCTGGTGGACAGCGCCGAGAAGGACGGCGTGCACTTCGACCAGCTGATCGCCGCCGACAACACCGCCGGCCAGCAGATCATCCGCGACGGCATCGCCGCGCTGGTCAAGCAGACCGCCAGCATCGAGCAGGCCGCCGGCAAGCTGGGCATCAGCGACCTCAACCCGGATACCGCCGACCACCAGTTCTGA
- a CDS encoding LemA family protein, protein MSPSTVAILVVIVLLAGYAVQIYNALVRLKHGVGKAWSNIDVLLRQRHEELPKLVETCRQYMQHERGTLEAVIAARSAVAAAREQGDVAALGRAESGLRVGLGQLFALVENYPQLKANESFQHLQQRITGLENGIADRRELYNESVNLNNVRIEQFPDVLVARLFGFGAAELLQFSEAEKADVDLRQLFG, encoded by the coding sequence ATGAGTCCGAGTACCGTCGCCATTCTGGTGGTCATCGTCCTGCTGGCCGGCTACGCCGTGCAGATCTACAACGCCCTGGTGCGCCTCAAGCACGGGGTGGGCAAGGCCTGGTCGAACATCGACGTGCTGCTGCGCCAGCGCCACGAGGAGCTGCCCAAGCTGGTGGAGACCTGCCGGCAGTACATGCAGCACGAGCGTGGCACCCTGGAGGCGGTGATCGCCGCGCGCAGCGCGGTGGCCGCGGCGCGCGAGCAGGGCGACGTCGCCGCCCTCGGCCGCGCCGAGAGCGGCCTGCGCGTGGGCCTCGGCCAGCTGTTCGCGCTGGTGGAGAACTACCCGCAGCTCAAGGCCAACGAGAGCTTCCAGCACCTGCAGCAGCGCATCACCGGGCTGGAGAACGGCATCGCCGATCGCCGCGAGCTGTACAACGAGTCGGTCAACCTCAACAACGTGCGCATCGAGCAGTTCCCCGACGTGCTGGTCGCCCGCCTGTTCGGCTTCGGGGCCGCCGAGCTGCTGCAGTTCAGCGAGGCGGAGAAGGCCGACGTCGACCTCAGGCAGCTGTTCGGCTGA
- a CDS encoding GIDE domain-containing protein, with the protein MAVDPGQLLALGMAGAASVGGGWWCLRRLGQARLLEDMPTSRIRSAAQGYVELYGVLRDGPGEPLVAPLTGMPCRWWRYRIEEYRENGKHKSWRVVESASSEGWLALEDASGQCLINPLGAEVRPLHRQVWHGDQRHPRHAPAHGLLGSLLNMGRRYRYVEERLHAGDPLYALGEFRTSGGGRQGLDLAAAQAALVREWKQDFQGLLGRFDRDGDGRLSEQEWRLVRLAAQLEAEDRHAQASRAPEQNHLRRPPEGLPFLLSCKGEDELARTFRWQALGGALLCLGGALAVTWLLRQGG; encoded by the coding sequence ATGGCCGTCGATCCGGGCCAGCTGCTGGCCCTCGGCATGGCCGGCGCGGCCAGCGTCGGCGGTGGCTGGTGGTGCCTGCGCCGCCTCGGCCAGGCGCGCCTGCTGGAGGACATGCCGACCTCGCGGATCCGCTCGGCGGCGCAGGGCTACGTCGAGCTGTACGGCGTGCTGCGCGACGGCCCGGGCGAGCCGCTCGTGGCCCCGCTGACCGGCATGCCGTGCCGCTGGTGGCGCTATCGCATCGAGGAGTACCGCGAGAACGGCAAGCACAAGTCCTGGCGGGTGGTGGAGTCGGCCAGCAGCGAGGGCTGGCTGGCCCTCGAGGATGCTTCGGGGCAGTGTCTGATCAATCCGCTCGGCGCCGAGGTGCGGCCGCTGCACCGCCAGGTATGGCACGGCGACCAGCGCCACCCGCGCCACGCCCCGGCGCACGGCCTGCTCGGCAGCCTGCTGAACATGGGGCGGCGCTACCGCTATGTCGAGGAGCGCCTGCACGCCGGCGATCCGCTGTACGCCCTTGGCGAGTTCCGCACCAGCGGCGGCGGTCGCCAGGGGCTCGACCTGGCCGCGGCCCAGGCGGCGCTGGTGCGCGAGTGGAAGCAGGATTTCCAGGGCCTGCTGGGGCGCTTCGACCGCGATGGCGACGGCCGGCTGAGTGAGCAGGAGTGGCGCCTGGTGCGCCTGGCCGCGCAGCTGGAGGCGGAGGATCGCCACGCCCAGGCCAGCCGGGCGCCGGAGCAGAACCACCTGCGCCGCCCGCCGGAGGGCCTGCCGTTCCTGCTCTCCTGCAAGGGCGAGGACGAGCTGGCGCGCACCTTCCGCTGGCAGGCGCTGGGCGGCGCGCTGCTCTGCCTGGGCGGGGCGCTGGCCGTGACCTGGCTGCTGCGCCAGGGCGGCTGA